CCTCAGAAGACTTATCCGGGAATAAACAAAGGCGCGGCCGCAGCCGCGCCCATGGAAAAGGTCAGGTCTTATTTGGTAGCCTGCGCCGCCATCGTCGGCATCGACTCGCGATACCAGTTCACCGTCCGCGCCAGGCCCTCTTCGAACTTCACCAGCGTCTTGTAGCCAATGTGCTCCTCGGCCTTCGAGATGTCGGCCAGCGAGTGCTTGATGTCGCCCTCGCGGTCCGGCCCGTACGCCGGAGGCTGGCTGTACCCGATCAGCTTTTGCAGCACCGAGTACGTGTAGTTGAGCGTCACGCGGTTTCCGGTCGCCACGTTGAAGTAGCGCCCCGCCACCTGTGCCGCCGGCGCCTCGCACGCCAGCAGGTTGCCGGAAACGACATTATCGATGTACGTAAAGTCGCGGCTCTGTTCCCCGTCGCCGTAAATGGTCGGCTGCTCGCCCTTCAGCATTTTGCTGATGAAGATCGCCAGCACGCCCGAATACATCGACGTTGGATCCTGCCGCGGTCCGAAAACGTTGAAGTAGCGGATGCTGACCGTCTCCAGCCCGTACACGCGGTAGAACGATGTCATATAGTACTCGCCGGTGAGTTTCGAAACCGCGTAAGGCGAGATGGGATTCGGGATCATGCCCTCGTGCTTCGGCAGCGTCGGCGTGTCGCCGTAGAGCGACGAAGACGAAGCGTACGTGACACGCTTCACCTTGTTGTCGCGCGCAGCGACCAGCAGGTTCAGCGTGCCGTCAACGTTCGAGCGGTTCGAAGTGATCGGATCCTTCACCGAGCGCGGAACCGACGGAATCGCCGCCTGGTGCAGCACGAAGTCGATGTCCTTGCAGGCATCCTGCATCGCGTCGAGATCGAGCAAGTCGGCCTCGCGGAAGTCGATCTTGTCGCGGATCGCCGCCAGGTTCTGGATCTTGCCCGTCGAAAGATTGTCGATACCGCGAACCGAGTGCCCGCGCTCAAGCAGCGCGTGCGCCAACGATGAACCGATAAAACCGGCAATGCCGGTGATCATGTAATTTGCCATGGCTTCACACCGTTCGGGCAGCCCCGCAGAGCTGCCCGATTGTCAGAAAACTAAATTGTTGTTGTCGCTTAGCAAAGCACAATTTTCGGCGACTTAATGCCCTTCGTGGCGTTGCGGCTGTCAACCACCAGTTGCGCTTCGTTCACGATCTTCTTGTAGTCGTAATCGGTGTGATCGGTAACGATCAGCACGCAATCGTACTGGCCAAGATTCTCCAGCGGCGTGTTCTTCATCTGGAGATCGTAATGACGGCCTTTGCCGACCGACGCGAAGAACGGATCGTTGTAGAACACTTCCGCGCCTTCGTCTTTCAGCTTCTCGATGATCGTAAGCGAAGGCGATTCGCGAAGGTCGTCGATGTCCTTCTTGTACGCAACGCCGAGCACGAGAACCTTGGAACCATTCAGGCTCTTCTTGCGGCCATTGAGCGCTTTGCTGACCGCAGTTACAACGTGATAAGGCATGCCGGAATTCACGTCGCCGGCAAGCTCGATAAACCGCGTGTAGAAGTCGTATTCACGCGCCTTCCACGAAAGGTAATACGGATCGACAGGAATGCAGTGTCCGCCGAGTCCTGGTCCCGGATAGAACGCGTGGAAACCGAATGGCTTCGTCTTCGCGGCTTCGATCACTTCCCAAATGTCAATGCCCATGCGCAGACAGAGCAGCTTGAGCTCGTTCACCATCGCGATGTTCACGCAGCGATAGATGTTCTCGAGCAGCTTGGTCATTTCCGCTGCGGCCGGAGTCGAGACTGGAATCGTGCGGCGGAAAATGGTGCCGTAAACGGAACGCGCCATTTCGGTCGCGGTCTGGTTCACGCCGCCTACAACTTTGGGAATGTCGTGACGCGCGACTTCGGTGTTGCCCGGATCTTCGCGTTCCGGCGAGAACGCGACGAAGAAGTCTTTGGCGCCGAAGTTGTCGCCACGCGCGACCTTCAGTCCGCCCTTGTTGCCCTTCTCGAGGATCGGGATCAGAACATCTTCGGTCGTTCCCGGATATGTCGTGCTCTCGAGAATTACGATCTGGCCCGCATGAACGTAAGGCGCAATCGCCTTCGCCGTGTTCTCGATGTAGCTCATGTCGGGTTCGCGATACTCGTTCAGCGGAGTCGGAACGCAGATGATGACTGCGTCCATTTCGGCGATCTTGGCGTAATCGGTCGTCGCCTTGAAGCCCGCTCCGCGCGCGCCATTGATCTCTTCGGGAGTGATACGAACGATGTACGAACGTCCGGAGTTCAGCGAATCGACCTTCGAGTTGTCGATGTCAAAACCGGTAATGCCGAACTTCTGTTCGGAGAACAGCAGCACCAGCGGAAGCCCGACGTAACCGAGGCCCACAACGCCAATCTTCGCGGTCCGAGCGTCCACTTTGGACTTGAACTGCTCAAGCACAGTAACAGCAGGCTGTATAGCTGTAGACATAGGCAGATGAATTTCCTTCCGAGAATACCCATGATTCTAGCATCGGGATTCGACGCGAGCGCTTGGGCAGTTTGGTTCTGGGGTAACTGGAGTAACTACCTTTGCAATCCGCTAGTTACGGGTCAGAACGGTTCCTCTATTTGTACATATTTGGGCCGTTTCTCGCCATAGGAAATTAGACCTAGACAGAATTACGTACTCTGGTTGTAGAACGCCCCAATGGCCTCTACGACCAGCCTGAGTTTGTCCTCCCCGAGTTCCGGATAGATAGGCAGAGAAAGCACTTCCAGA
This region of Terriglobales bacterium genomic DNA includes:
- a CDS encoding SDR family oxidoreductase, which gives rise to MANYMITGIAGFIGSSLAHALLERGHSVRGIDNLSTGKIQNLAAIRDKIDFREADLLDLDAMQDACKDIDFVLHQAAIPSVPRSVKDPITSNRSNVDGTLNLLVAARDNKVKRVTYASSSSLYGDTPTLPKHEGMIPNPISPYAVSKLTGEYYMTSFYRVYGLETVSIRYFNVFGPRQDPTSMYSGVLAIFISKMLKGEQPTIYGDGEQSRDFTYIDNVVSGNLLACEAPAAQVAGRYFNVATGNRVTLNYTYSVLQKLIGYSQPPAYGPDREGDIKHSLADISKAEEHIGYKTLVKFEEGLARTVNWYRESMPTMAAQATK
- a CDS encoding nucleotide sugar dehydrogenase encodes the protein MSTAIQPAVTVLEQFKSKVDARTAKIGVVGLGYVGLPLVLLFSEQKFGITGFDIDNSKVDSLNSGRSYIVRITPEEINGARGAGFKATTDYAKIAEMDAVIICVPTPLNEYREPDMSYIENTAKAIAPYVHAGQIVILESTTYPGTTEDVLIPILEKGNKGGLKVARGDNFGAKDFFVAFSPEREDPGNTEVARHDIPKVVGGVNQTATEMARSVYGTIFRRTIPVSTPAAAEMTKLLENIYRCVNIAMVNELKLLCLRMGIDIWEVIEAAKTKPFGFHAFYPGPGLGGHCIPVDPYYLSWKAREYDFYTRFIELAGDVNSGMPYHVVTAVSKALNGRKKSLNGSKVLVLGVAYKKDIDDLRESPSLTIIEKLKDEGAEVFYNDPFFASVGKGRHYDLQMKNTPLENLGQYDCVLIVTDHTDYDYKKIVNEAQLVVDSRNATKGIKSPKIVLC